The genomic stretch CAATTGTGATACCCGATGGACCAATATTTTTTTGAGCACCTGCATAAATTAAACCATAATTTTCAATATTAATTTTTCGGGATAAAATAAATGACGAAAAATCTCCAACTATTATTTTATCTTTAAATTTTGGTTCTTCATAAATTGATGTTCCATCTATAGTTTCATTAGGACAATAATGAATATATGCAGAAGTATCACTTATATTCCATTCAGAAGGTTTTAAAAGAAAAATTTTATCATATTGTACTTGTTTAATTAATATATTATTAGGAATACAGTATTTTTTAGCTTCTATTAGTGCGCAATTTGACCAATATCCGCTGTTAATGTAATCTGCATATTTACAATTTTTTAATAAGTTCATTGGTACAGCAGAAAATTGACCTCGAGCACCTCCTTGACAAAATAATATTTCATAAGAATCAGGTATACTTAATAAGTCTCGTAAGTCTTGTTCTGTTTCTAAACTAACTTGAATAAATTCCTTACTACGATGACTAATTTCCATAATAGAAGAACCTATTTGATTCCAATCACGTAATTCTTTTTCTGCTTGATGAAGTACCTCTTTGGGAAGCATAGCTGGTCCAGCGCTAAAATTATAAATTAAATTCATTATTTCACCGATAATTGTTTATATTTAATCAATTAATAAATTTAATACCTTTCATATATTTATCTTGTAAAATCTTAGGAACTTCTACCTGACCATTGCTTTTTTGGTAGTTTTCTAAAATAGCAGCTAAAGTCCTACCAATGGCTAATCCTGAACCATTTAAGGTATGAACAAAATTCTTATTTTTCTCTGATTTTCTTCGATAACGAGTTTTCATACGACGAGATTGAAAATCACTCATATTAGAACAAGAAGAAATTTCTCTATACCTTTTTTGAGAAGGAAACCATACTTCTAAATCATATGTCTTAGTTGCAGAAAAACTCATTTCGCCTCCACATAAAAGAACTTTTCTATATGGTAATTCTAAAAGTTGTAAAACTTTTTCTGCATGACCAGTTAATTCTTCCAACACATCCATAGAAAAATCAGGTTGAACGATTTGTACAAGCTCAACTTTATCAAATTGATGCAATCGAATTAATCCCTTACTATCTTGTCCATAAGAAAAAGATTCAGATCGAAAACAGGGAGTATGCGCAGTTAACATAATAGGTAATTTTTCTTCATCTAATATTTGATTACGAAATAAGTTTGTCAATGGAACTTCTGATGTTGGAATTAATGCATATTTTTTATTATCAGCATGTATATGAAATAATTCATCGCTGAACTTTGGTAGCTGACCTGTTCCATATAACGCATTATAATTAACTAAATAAGGAACATAGGTTTCTGTATACCCATGTTCTGAAGTATGTAAATCTAACATAAATTGACTTAGCGCACGATGCAAAAGAGCAAAATTTCCCTTTATAACAACAAACCCTGAACCTGATATATTTGCTGAAGATTTCCAGTCTAGTTGATTTAATTTTTTTCCTATTTTTACATGATCTTGTACTAAAAAATCATATTCTTTTTTTTCCCCCCAATATTTTATTATTTTATTTTCATTTGACGAATGCCCTTCTGGGACATCATTAGAAGGAATATTAGGTATAGATATAGAAAAATTATGAATTTTTTCTTGTAATAAAGTAAGTTTTATTTTTAATTCAGATAAAATTTTAGTTAATTCTGTAAGTTCTTTTTTTAAATTTTTATTTATTTTTTCAGAATTTCTTTCTGTTTGAAATAATTTTGATAATTTATTGTGATTATATTGTAAGTTTTCTGTTTTAATTTGTAAATTTTTACGTTTTTTTTCCATGTAGGAAATTAATGAAACATCGAGTTGAAAACCTTTTTTTAATAATTTTTCTGCTATTAAAGATAATTGATTACGTAATAAGTCGGGATTTAACATAGTTTTTTTAGGTCT from Buchnera aphidicola (Hyalopterus amygdali) encodes the following:
- the serC gene encoding phosphoserine transaminase yields the protein MNLIYNFSAGPAMLPKEVLHQAEKELRDWNQIGSSIMEISHRSKEFIQVSLETEQDLRDLLSIPDSYEILFCQGGARGQFSAVPMNLLKNCKYADYINSGYWSNCALIEAKKYCIPNNILIKQVQYDKIFLLKPSEWNISDTSAYIHYCPNETIDGTSIYEEPKFKDKIIVGDFSSFILSRKINIENYGLIYAGAQKNIGPSGITIVIIRKDLIGYACKMLPSVFNYHILSKHNSMFNTPPTFSWYLSGLVFKWLKKKGGIKNIEKLNEKKSNLLYQIIDDSDFYINNIDKKNRSRMNIVFHLHDSKLNNFFLEEAKKFGLHALKGHYAIGGMRASVYNAMPLEGVQSLSKFMLYFEKRYG
- the serS gene encoding serine--tRNA ligase, which gives rise to MLNPDLLRNQLSLIAEKLLKKGFQLDVSLISYMEKKRKNLQIKTENLQYNHNKLSKLFQTERNSEKINKNLKKELTELTKILSELKIKLTLLQEKIHNFSISIPNIPSNDVPEGHSSNENKIIKYWGEKKEYDFLVQDHVKIGKKLNQLDWKSSANISGSGFVVIKGNFALLHRALSQFMLDLHTSEHGYTETYVPYLVNYNALYGTGQLPKFSDELFHIHADNKKYALIPTSEVPLTNLFRNQILDEEKLPIMLTAHTPCFRSESFSYGQDSKGLIRLHQFDKVELVQIVQPDFSMDVLEELTGHAEKVLQLLELPYRKVLLCGGEMSFSATKTYDLEVWFPSQKRYREISSCSNMSDFQSRRMKTRYRRKSEKNKNFVHTLNGSGLAIGRTLAAILENYQKSNGQVEVPKILQDKYMKGIKFIN